From Argopecten irradians isolate NY chromosome 2, Ai_NY, whole genome shotgun sequence, the proteins below share one genomic window:
- the LOC138315364 gene encoding uncharacterized protein C20orf96-like isoform X2, translating to MAADWGKKAASKIDKTQFSKDELLKSLGNQFNVDFTDYDQWTRKNKPVTRPPPPPKGSKSVTIRRTAKSADSCQHGTGPGRGPHMPTLKEKKQAAQKKSQDKERVERVKIIELRIRTRKKTLDEYQKRYHELLEENIKLKTEIDDDEMHTMDHVKGLLRRYEKYRGGITTINTNFGTEFENAQSELDATTAWTTSKLGALEKQVSGLDEHLKQKQEELHILMNYKDKEYPVKAMKIATLQKDIQNLQISCQEDQEDLEHIIYTELSKYEKERTKNISETTKEMTETAISMMHPSLKDMALQNMVMKKEIEMNKQVQEDLLHDNQLLEAEVERLLKDPKTNTRLQMFPEFFPTREKCTPDMDVILDIPTQEWLPI from the exons atggCAGCTGACTGGGGTAAAAAGGCTGCTAGTAAAATTGACAAGACTCAGTTCAGTAAAGATGAACTACTAAAATCCTTGGGAAATCAGTTTAATGTGGACTTTACCGACTATGATCAGTGGACTAGAAAGAACAAACCTGTAACTCGCCCTCCACCACCTCCAAAAG GGAGCAAATCTGTGACTATCCGGCGCACTGCAAAGTCAGCTGATAGCTGTCAGCATGGGACAGGACCAGGTCGGGGACCACATATGCCCACACTGAAGGAGAAAAAACAGGCGGCGCAGAAAAAGTCTCAGGACAAAGAGCGAGTGGAAAGAGTTAAAATCATTGAG CTGAGGATAAGAACAAGAAAGAAGACACTGGACGAATACCAAAAGAGATATCATGAATT ACTTGAAGAGAATATAAAGCTAAAAACAGAGATAGATGATGATGAAATGCACACAATGGACCATGTGAAAGGCTTGCTGCGGCGGTATGAAAAATATAGA GGAGGTATAACaacaataaacacaaattttgGAACAGAGTTTGAAAATGCACAAAGTGAGCTAGATGCCACAACTGCATGGACGACAAGCAAGCTGGGAG CTTTAGAAAAACAGGTGTCGGGATTAGACGAACACTTAAAACAGAAACAGGAAGAGCTGCACATCCTAATGAACTATAAG GATAAAGAATACCCTGTGAAAGCTATGAAGATAGCAACCTTACAAAAGGACATACAAAATTTACAGATTTCTTGTCAG GAAGATCAAGAGGACTTAGAGCATATAATCTATACCGAGCTTTCAAAGTATGAAAAAGAAAGAACGAAAAATATAAGTGAGACAACAAAAGAAATGACAGAA ACGGCAATATCTATGATGCACCCTAGTCTGAAGGACATGGCACTTCAAAACATGGTGATGAAAAAG GAGATCGAGATGAACAAACAGGTTCAGGAGGACCTTCTTCATGATAACCAGTTACTGGAAGCTGAAGTAGAGCGACTTCTCAAAGATCCTAAAACCAACACCAGGCTACAAATGTTTCCAGAATTCTTCCCTACACGAGAAAA GTGTACTCCTGATATGGATGTGATCCTCGACATTCCAACACAAGAATGGCTACCTATATAG
- the LOC138315364 gene encoding uncharacterized protein C20orf96-like isoform X1, translated as MAADWGKKAASKIDKTQFSKDELLKSLGNQFNVDFTDYDQWTRKNKPVTRPPPPPKGSKSVTIRRTAKSADSCQHGTGPGRGPHMPTLKEKKQAAQKKSQDKERVERVKIIELRIRTRKKTLDEYQKRYHELLEENIKLKTEIDDDEMHTMDHVKGLLRRYEKYRGGITTINTNFGTEFENAQSELDATTAWTTSKLGALEKQVSGLDEHLKQKQEELHILMNYKDKEYPVKAMKIATLQKDIQNLQISCQEDQEDLEHIIYTELSKYEKERTKNISETTKEMTESGFVRLSPTSPADRKIHQTAISMMHPSLKDMALQNMVMKKEIEMNKQVQEDLLHDNQLLEAEVERLLKDPKTNTRLQMFPEFFPTREKCTPDMDVILDIPTQEWLPI; from the exons atggCAGCTGACTGGGGTAAAAAGGCTGCTAGTAAAATTGACAAGACTCAGTTCAGTAAAGATGAACTACTAAAATCCTTGGGAAATCAGTTTAATGTGGACTTTACCGACTATGATCAGTGGACTAGAAAGAACAAACCTGTAACTCGCCCTCCACCACCTCCAAAAG GGAGCAAATCTGTGACTATCCGGCGCACTGCAAAGTCAGCTGATAGCTGTCAGCATGGGACAGGACCAGGTCGGGGACCACATATGCCCACACTGAAGGAGAAAAAACAGGCGGCGCAGAAAAAGTCTCAGGACAAAGAGCGAGTGGAAAGAGTTAAAATCATTGAG CTGAGGATAAGAACAAGAAAGAAGACACTGGACGAATACCAAAAGAGATATCATGAATT ACTTGAAGAGAATATAAAGCTAAAAACAGAGATAGATGATGATGAAATGCACACAATGGACCATGTGAAAGGCTTGCTGCGGCGGTATGAAAAATATAGA GGAGGTATAACaacaataaacacaaattttgGAACAGAGTTTGAAAATGCACAAAGTGAGCTAGATGCCACAACTGCATGGACGACAAGCAAGCTGGGAG CTTTAGAAAAACAGGTGTCGGGATTAGACGAACACTTAAAACAGAAACAGGAAGAGCTGCACATCCTAATGAACTATAAG GATAAAGAATACCCTGTGAAAGCTATGAAGATAGCAACCTTACAAAAGGACATACAAAATTTACAGATTTCTTGTCAG GAAGATCAAGAGGACTTAGAGCATATAATCTATACCGAGCTTTCAAAGTATGAAAAAGAAAGAACGAAAAATATAAGTGAGACAACAAAAGAAATGACAGAA TCTGGCTTTGTCAGATTGTCTCCTACATCTCCAGCGGACCGCAAAATCCATCAG ACGGCAATATCTATGATGCACCCTAGTCTGAAGGACATGGCACTTCAAAACATGGTGATGAAAAAG GAGATCGAGATGAACAAACAGGTTCAGGAGGACCTTCTTCATGATAACCAGTTACTGGAAGCTGAAGTAGAGCGACTTCTCAAAGATCCTAAAACCAACACCAGGCTACAAATGTTTCCAGAATTCTTCCCTACACGAGAAAA GTGTACTCCTGATATGGATGTGATCCTCGACATTCCAACACAAGAATGGCTACCTATATAG